The Coffea arabica cultivar ET-39 chromosome 4e, Coffea Arabica ET-39 HiFi, whole genome shotgun sequence genome includes a window with the following:
- the LOC140005498 gene encoding uncharacterized protein, translated as MASETAAQKKLIDELISSGVQPEPAPVKQPESEPFVIPPIQIAFEGVFNPQYTYTQNPPFYPPYGEGFQPQGGQGGPNMPLDPQAFYQTTAEPVASEHTVQTKPEMGESSAPVDMKLLKRLDRFDEFIRKSQGLSKQGVLDYDDLCLFPNVQLPVGFKTPKFNKYDGTGNPKTHLCLFANKLGRPVDDENLPLRLFPESLEGDALDWYSNLKPEKVKTWLDLSNAFIRQYEYNCELAPTRTTLEGTKRRPSEDHKTYAKRWRKIAAKVEPPMIEDEIIRTFIKTHDPPYFEEIFRMTGCTFAAIVNKLEEYDDFVRAEKIVNVSALKSQVEGRPLDQLYDQLKAAGKIGTVPPPTYPYGIYVGYNPQAVCAYHSGAPGHSTVDCKALKHRIQDMIEAGEIVIRKKEAQGPNINRNPLPEHTNTIGVILDDAEYEEQVQKLEREAEVFGVTDQPFVIEVPFEEDKRPFILDLTVAESKALEPVVIEFPEQEPVLSLQRVPWNYDEPVIQIGEKSIAKEEVSVVTRSGRIASPFGATVPIQTNNAELPAKPTITEKKALDFLKRLQRSEYNVVEKLSKSPAQISMLDLLFSSDMHRDALLEVLTKAQIPNDISVANFSHIVGSVLFTKQITFSDDELPAEGIGHNKALYIAVRCNGKILPKVLIDNGSALNICSWSTLEKLGLQDIKLRPSATIVRGFDGAQREPIGEVDLVVEMGPAQFQIACQVMHFSSVYNVLLGRPWIHKSGAVPSSLHQLLKFIVNDKLITIFAEEDCLVIADSGSKEDSSRNATVTPHSTADIVSVSWITKEERALSKASVMIAKKMICGGYEFDKGLGRDLQGMLKPVEIVEKKDSFGLGFRPTAKDIKETKERKRAEKEGRQKAFDIPPLHYTFPRPTEVITSEINPVDGIETSLAQLFVGATFEDSFPDEAEMYLHGPMMI; from the exons atggcgtcTGAGACGGCCGCCCAAAAGAAGTTGATCGACGAGCTCATTAGTAGTGGAGTGCAGCCCGAGCCTGCGCCCGTCAAACAACCggaatccgaaccatttgtcatTCCTCCAATTCAAATCGCTTTTGAGGGAGTTTTCAACCCGCAGTATACTTACACTCAAAATCCTCCATTCTATCCTCCTTATGGGGAAGGATTTCAGCCTCAGGGTGGTCAAGGTGGTCCAAACATGCCTCTGGATCCACAAGCTTTTTATCAGACTACCGCAGAGCCTGTTGCGTCGGAGCacactgttcaaaccaagccagaaatgggagagTCGTCTGCCCCGGTTGATATGAAGTTACTTAAGCGGTTGGATCGTTTCGATGAATTCATCaggaaaagccaaggtttaagcaaacaaggggTGTTAGACTACGATGATCTGTGCCTGTTTCCAAATGTACAGCTGCCCGTGGGGTTCAAGACCCCGAAGTTCAATAAATATGATGGTACAGGCAATCCTAAGACACACTTGTgtttgtttgccaacaagttgggcagaCCGGTGGATGACGAAAATTTGCCATTAAGGTTATTTCCAGAGAGTCTAGAAGGAGACGCCCTCGATTGGTATTCAAACTTAAAGCCAGAGAAGGTGAAGACTTGGCTTGATCTGTCCAACGCCTTCATCAGACAATACGAATATAACTGTGAGCTAGCACCGACCAGAACTACTTTGGAAGGCACCAAGAGgcgaccatctgaagatcataagacatacGCCAAAAGATGGAGGAAGATAGCTGCCAAGGTTGAGCCTCcgatgattgaagatgaaattaTTCGCACTTTCATAAAGACGCATGATCCTCCATACTTCGAAGAAATCTTCCGTATGACTGGGTGTACATTTGCTGCGATTGTGAATAAACTCGAAGagtatgatgattttgtgaGAGCCGAAAAAATTGTCAACGTCTCTGCCCTAAAATCACAAGTAGAAG GTAGGCCTctagaccaattgtatgaccagTTGAAGGCCGCCGGAAAGATTGGCACGGTACCCCCTCCGACCTATCCATATGGCATATACGTTGGGTATAACCCACAAGccgtctgtgcttatcattcaggggcacCCGGACATTCAACTGTTGATTGCAAGGCTCTTAAGCatagaattcaagatatgattgaagCCGGAGAGATTGTAATCAGGAAAAAGGAGGCACAAGGGCCGAATATAAATAGGAACCCCTTGCCGGAACACACTAATACCATTGGGGTCATTCTGGACGACGCAGAGTATGAGGAGcaagtccaaaaattggaaagGGAAGCTGAGgtgtttggggtcacagaccaaccATTTGTAATAGAGGTGCCATTTGAGGAGGATAAAAGGccttttattttggatctcACTGTAGCTGAAAGCAAGGCTTTGGAGCCAGTGGTCATCGAATTCCCAGAGCAGGAGCCTGTTCTGAGTTTACAGCGAGTGCCATGGAACTACGATGAACCTGTCATACAAATTGGAGAAAAGTCAATTGCCAAAGAAGAGGTGTCAGTGGTCACTAGATCAGGGAGGATTGCAAGTCCGTTTGGAGCTACCGTTCCGATTCAAACAAATAACGCCGAGCTGCCCGCTAAACCAACAATTACTGAGAAGAAAGCCTTGGATTTTCTTAAAAGGCTCCAAAGAAGTGAATATAATGTAGTGGAGAAGCTAAGCAAGTCGCCCGCCCAAATATCCATGTTGGATCTGCTCTTTTCTTCGGATATGCATAGGGATGCGTTGCTCGAAGTGTTGACCAAAGCTCAAATCCCTAATGACATCTCAGTTGCTAATTTCTCACATATAGTTGGGAGTGtgttatttacaaaacaaatcactttctctGATGATGAGTTACCAGCGGAAGGCATCGGACATAACAAGGCTCTGTACATAGCTGTGAGGTGCAATGGGAAAATTTTGCCAAAGGTGTTGATTGACAATGGATCTGCGCTTAATATCTGTTCTTGGAGTACcttggaaaagctagggttgcaaGATATCAAGCTCAGGCCTTCAGCGACCATAGTTAGAGGTTTTGATGGAGCACAAAGAGAACCTATAGGAGAAGTAGATTTAGTAGTCGAGATGGGGCCCGCACAGTTTCAAATAGCCTGCCAAGTTATGCACTTTTCTAGTGTTTACAATGTTTTGCTTGGAAGGCCGTGGATTCATAAGTCCGGAGCTGTGCCTTCTTCATTGCATCAATTGTTGAAATTCATAGTAAATGACAAATTGATAACTATCTTTGCCGAGGAGGATTGCCTCGTGATTGCTGATTCTGGGTCCAAAGAAGATAGTAGCCGAAACGCCACAGTAACCCCTCATAGCACAGCTGATATCGTCTCTGTTAGTTGGATAACAAAAGAGGAACGAGCTCTGTCAAAGGCCAGTGTCATGATCGCTAAGAAAATGATCTGCGGAGGATATGAGTTTGACAAAGGGTTGGGACGTGATCTACAAGGAATGCTGAAACCAGTGGAAATTGTGGAGAAAAAGGATTCATTCGGTTTGGGTTTCCGACCAACCGCTAAAGACATCAAAGAAACGAAGGAACGCAAGAGAGCAGAGAAAGAAGGCAGGCAAAAGGCCTTTGATATTCCACCACTGCATTATACTTTTCCACGACCAACCGAGGTGATCACATCAGAGATTAACCCAGTTGACGGAATCGAAActagtttggcccaattgttcgttggggcaacatttgaagacaGTTTCCCAGATGAGGCCGA GATGTATTTgcatggtcctatgatgatatga